In Vigna angularis cultivar LongXiaoDou No.4 chromosome 8, ASM1680809v1, whole genome shotgun sequence, one DNA window encodes the following:
- the LOC108344802 gene encoding uncharacterized protein LOC108344802 isoform X1: MGAYSNVDVSLPPSYDVVSGQNPRFCKHVHDNVHGSIYLDPLSLKFIDTEQFQRLRELKQLGFTHMVYPGAVHSRFEHSLGVYWLAGQCVEKLNNYQGSELGIDRFDIQTVKLAGLLHDVGHGPFSHLFEREFLPQVINGSDWSHEQMSVNMVDYIVDEHRIDVDSQMIKRVKDMILASSEFAPPRSSSEKSFLYDIVANGRNGIDVDKFDYIPRDCRACGLGCNFEFQRLLETMWVLDDEICYRAKDYLTIHKMFATRADLYRTVYTHPKVKAMELMIVDALVHANSYLEISSNIHDPSQYWKLDDTIVKTIETSPSQELKEARELILRIRRRNLYQFCNEYPVPKDMLDNFKKVTAQDIVCSQKSGGVTLKEEDLAVCNVKIDLTRGKHNPLESIHFFKDYESNEKFTIPDDRVSHLLPTSYQDMIVKVYAKKPELVQAISEAFENFQLKTYGIKAQAHATPQKKRRYNPVL, from the exons ATGGGGGCATACAGCAACGTCGACGTTTCGTTGCCACCTTCCTACGACGTCGTTTCAGGCCAAAATCCCAGGTTCTGCAAGCACGTTCACGACAACGTCCATGGCAGCATTTATCTCGATCCC CTTAGTTTGAAGTTCATAGATACTGAGCAGTTTCAGAGGCTTCGCGAGTTGAAACAACTAG GTTTTACGCACATGGTTTATCCAGGTGCTGTGCATTCCAGATTTGAGCATTCTCTTGGCGTGTATTGGCTAGCTGGTCAATGTGTGGAAAAGCTTAATAATTATCAg GGCTCGGAGCTTGGTATTGATAGATTTGATATTCAAACAGTGAAGCTTGCAG GACTGCTGCATGATGTGGGTCATGGTCCTTTCAGTCACTTGTTTGAACGGGAGTTTCTTCCCCAAGTTATCAATGGTTCTGATTG gtCTCATGAACAAATGTCAGTCAATATGGTcgattatattgttgatgaaCACCGTATTGATGTTGACTCCCAGATGATAAAAAGGGTCAAG GATATGATACTGGCAAGCTCTGAATTTGCTCCTCCAAGG AGCTCAAGTGAGAAAAGTTTCTTGTATGATATTGTTGCAAATGGGCGAAATGGAATTGATGTTGACAA ATTTGATTATATTCCCCGTGACTGTCGAGCTTGTGGTCTAGgatgtaattttgaatttcaaag GTTATTGGAGACAATGTGGGTTTTGGATGATGAAATTTGTTATCGTGCTAAGGACT ACCTTACCATCCACAAAATGTTTGCCACTCGTGCTGATCTGTATAGAACGGTCTATACACATCCAAAAGTGAAG GCAATGGAGCTTATGATAGTTGATGCACTTGTTCACGCTAATAGTTATTTGGAGATTTCATCTAACATACATGATCCTTCTCAGTACTGGAAG CTGGATGACACAATAGTTAAAACTATTGAGACAAGTCCAAGTCAAGAACTAAAGGAGGCCAGGGAGTTGATCCTGCGCATTCGAAGGAGGAATTTGTACCAG TTTTGTAATGAATACCCTGTACCAAAAGATATGCTGGACAATTTTAAGAAGGTCACTGCTCAAGATATTGTTTGCTCTCAG AAGAGTGGTGGAGTTACACTGAAAGAGGAGGATCTAGCTGTTTGTAATGTAAAAATTGATTTGACTCGTGGAAAGCATAATCCCCTGGAAAG TATCCACTTTTTCAAG GATTATGAAAGCAATGAGAAATTTACAATACCTGATGACCGCGTAAGCCACTTGCTACCTACATCTTACCAAGATATGATAGTTAAGGTGTACGCCAAAAAGCCAGAACTG GTGCAGGCAATTTCAGAggcttttgaaaattttcaattgaaaaCATATGGGATAAAAGCACAGGCGCATGCAACACCACAGAAGAAACGACGTTACAATCCAGTTTTATGA
- the LOC108344802 gene encoding uncharacterized protein LOC108344802 isoform X3, translating into MVYPGAVHSRFEHSLGVYWLAGQCVEKLNNYQGSELGIDRFDIQTVKLAGLLHDVGHGPFSHLFEREFLPQVINGSDWSHEQMSVNMVDYIVDEHRIDVDSQMIKRVKDMILASSEFAPPRSSSEKSFLYDIVANGRNGIDVDKFDYIPRDCRACGLGCNFEFQRLLETMWVLDDEICYRAKDYLTIHKMFATRADLYRTVYTHPKVKAMELMIVDALVHANSYLEISSNIHDPSQYWKLDDTIVKTIETSPSQELKEARELILRIRRRNLYQFCNEYPVPKDMLDNFKKVTAQDIVCSQKSGGVTLKEEDLAVCNVKIDLTRGKHNPLESIHFFKDYESNEKFTIPDDRVSHLLPTSYQDMIVKVYAKKPELVQAISEAFENFQLKTYGIKAQAHATPQKKRRYNPVL; encoded by the exons ATGGTTTATCCAGGTGCTGTGCATTCCAGATTTGAGCATTCTCTTGGCGTGTATTGGCTAGCTGGTCAATGTGTGGAAAAGCTTAATAATTATCAg GGCTCGGAGCTTGGTATTGATAGATTTGATATTCAAACAGTGAAGCTTGCAG GACTGCTGCATGATGTGGGTCATGGTCCTTTCAGTCACTTGTTTGAACGGGAGTTTCTTCCCCAAGTTATCAATGGTTCTGATTG gtCTCATGAACAAATGTCAGTCAATATGGTcgattatattgttgatgaaCACCGTATTGATGTTGACTCCCAGATGATAAAAAGGGTCAAG GATATGATACTGGCAAGCTCTGAATTTGCTCCTCCAAGG AGCTCAAGTGAGAAAAGTTTCTTGTATGATATTGTTGCAAATGGGCGAAATGGAATTGATGTTGACAA ATTTGATTATATTCCCCGTGACTGTCGAGCTTGTGGTCTAGgatgtaattttgaatttcaaag GTTATTGGAGACAATGTGGGTTTTGGATGATGAAATTTGTTATCGTGCTAAGGACT ACCTTACCATCCACAAAATGTTTGCCACTCGTGCTGATCTGTATAGAACGGTCTATACACATCCAAAAGTGAAG GCAATGGAGCTTATGATAGTTGATGCACTTGTTCACGCTAATAGTTATTTGGAGATTTCATCTAACATACATGATCCTTCTCAGTACTGGAAG CTGGATGACACAATAGTTAAAACTATTGAGACAAGTCCAAGTCAAGAACTAAAGGAGGCCAGGGAGTTGATCCTGCGCATTCGAAGGAGGAATTTGTACCAG TTTTGTAATGAATACCCTGTACCAAAAGATATGCTGGACAATTTTAAGAAGGTCACTGCTCAAGATATTGTTTGCTCTCAG AAGAGTGGTGGAGTTACACTGAAAGAGGAGGATCTAGCTGTTTGTAATGTAAAAATTGATTTGACTCGTGGAAAGCATAATCCCCTGGAAAG TATCCACTTTTTCAAG GATTATGAAAGCAATGAGAAATTTACAATACCTGATGACCGCGTAAGCCACTTGCTACCTACATCTTACCAAGATATGATAGTTAAGGTGTACGCCAAAAAGCCAGAACTG GTGCAGGCAATTTCAGAggcttttgaaaattttcaattgaaaaCATATGGGATAAAAGCACAGGCGCATGCAACACCACAGAAGAAACGACGTTACAATCCAGTTTTATGA
- the LOC108344802 gene encoding uncharacterized protein LOC108344802 isoform X2 codes for MGKLVLLLWGIKCILRSFTHMVYPGAVHSRFEHSLGVYWLAGQCVEKLNNYQGSELGIDRFDIQTVKLAGLLHDVGHGPFSHLFEREFLPQVINGSDWSHEQMSVNMVDYIVDEHRIDVDSQMIKRVKDMILASSEFAPPRSSSEKSFLYDIVANGRNGIDVDKFDYIPRDCRACGLGCNFEFQRLLETMWVLDDEICYRAKDYLTIHKMFATRADLYRTVYTHPKVKAMELMIVDALVHANSYLEISSNIHDPSQYWKLDDTIVKTIETSPSQELKEARELILRIRRRNLYQFCNEYPVPKDMLDNFKKVTAQDIVCSQKSGGVTLKEEDLAVCNVKIDLTRGKHNPLESIHFFKDYESNEKFTIPDDRVSHLLPTSYQDMIVKVYAKKPELVQAISEAFENFQLKTYGIKAQAHATPQKKRRYNPVL; via the exons ATGGGAAAGTTGGTTTTACTGCTTTGGGGTATCAAATGTATTTTGCGAA GTTTTACGCACATGGTTTATCCAGGTGCTGTGCATTCCAGATTTGAGCATTCTCTTGGCGTGTATTGGCTAGCTGGTCAATGTGTGGAAAAGCTTAATAATTATCAg GGCTCGGAGCTTGGTATTGATAGATTTGATATTCAAACAGTGAAGCTTGCAG GACTGCTGCATGATGTGGGTCATGGTCCTTTCAGTCACTTGTTTGAACGGGAGTTTCTTCCCCAAGTTATCAATGGTTCTGATTG gtCTCATGAACAAATGTCAGTCAATATGGTcgattatattgttgatgaaCACCGTATTGATGTTGACTCCCAGATGATAAAAAGGGTCAAG GATATGATACTGGCAAGCTCTGAATTTGCTCCTCCAAGG AGCTCAAGTGAGAAAAGTTTCTTGTATGATATTGTTGCAAATGGGCGAAATGGAATTGATGTTGACAA ATTTGATTATATTCCCCGTGACTGTCGAGCTTGTGGTCTAGgatgtaattttgaatttcaaag GTTATTGGAGACAATGTGGGTTTTGGATGATGAAATTTGTTATCGTGCTAAGGACT ACCTTACCATCCACAAAATGTTTGCCACTCGTGCTGATCTGTATAGAACGGTCTATACACATCCAAAAGTGAAG GCAATGGAGCTTATGATAGTTGATGCACTTGTTCACGCTAATAGTTATTTGGAGATTTCATCTAACATACATGATCCTTCTCAGTACTGGAAG CTGGATGACACAATAGTTAAAACTATTGAGACAAGTCCAAGTCAAGAACTAAAGGAGGCCAGGGAGTTGATCCTGCGCATTCGAAGGAGGAATTTGTACCAG TTTTGTAATGAATACCCTGTACCAAAAGATATGCTGGACAATTTTAAGAAGGTCACTGCTCAAGATATTGTTTGCTCTCAG AAGAGTGGTGGAGTTACACTGAAAGAGGAGGATCTAGCTGTTTGTAATGTAAAAATTGATTTGACTCGTGGAAAGCATAATCCCCTGGAAAG TATCCACTTTTTCAAG GATTATGAAAGCAATGAGAAATTTACAATACCTGATGACCGCGTAAGCCACTTGCTACCTACATCTTACCAAGATATGATAGTTAAGGTGTACGCCAAAAAGCCAGAACTG GTGCAGGCAATTTCAGAggcttttgaaaattttcaattgaaaaCATATGGGATAAAAGCACAGGCGCATGCAACACCACAGAAGAAACGACGTTACAATCCAGTTTTATGA
- the LOC108343762 gene encoding F-box/FBD/LRR-repeat protein At4g00160, producing the protein MMADDIISSFPDEILCHILSFLPTKHVVATSVLSKRWKFLWRSLPFFDFHYDGDLFDYDRNNEAYSHFLHSVDSFLLSRDRDEPLHRFRLRSDSTYGHPVSIQRWITPAVSGSVRHLDLCLDWGFVMPSVVFSCKTLVVLKLTFIRVENTFSVDLPLLKILHLNNISSPEGLDLSQLLSGCPNLEDLEVKGFISTTKGKFITLPKLVRASILEDLLPLEVVKDVEVLFLDSKYQQILDFDFQNLVRLELILQLSKDWLGVLEVLEHCPKLQTLLICIYKSSFDTFLAGHEEVVWSYPQSVPACISSHLKTCSLKYYSGSIDEIQFASYIMGNAKYLRIMKICIDSESHFTFGEKLHMERELSSCMKSSDTCTLSFEYSS; encoded by the exons ATGATGGCCGATGACATTATCAGTAGTTTTCCAGACGAAATCCTTTGTCACATCCTATCTTTTCTTCCGACCAAACATGTTGTCGCAACCAGTGTTCTCTCCAAGCGCTGGAAATTCCTATGGCGCTCGCTTCCCTTTTTCGATTTCCACTATGACGGAGACCTCTTTGATTATGACAGAAACAACGAGGCCTACTCTCATTTTCTTCACTCCGTGGACTCTTTCTTGCTTTCGCGTGATAGAGACGAACCCCTCCATAGATTTCGCCTCAGATCTGACTCTACCTATGGTCATCCTGTAAGTATCCAGAGATGGATTACGCCTGCAGTGAGTGGAAGCGTTCGACACCTCGACCTCTGTTTGGATTGGGGCTTTGTCATGCCTTCTGTGGTGTTTAGCTGCAAAACTCTTGTAGTTCTCAAGTTGACTTTCATACGAGTGGAAAATACTTTCTCTGTTGACTTGCCCTTGCTTAAGATCTTGCATTTGAATAATATTTCTTCACCCGAAGGTCTAGATCTTTCACAGCTTCTCTCTGGGTGTCCTAATCTTGAGGACTTGGAAGTCAAAGGTTTCATTTCTACAACTAAAGGGAAGTTTATCACATTGCCCAAATTGGTTAGAGCCAGCATCCTTGAAGATTTACTTCCATTGGAAGTTGTTAAGGATGTTGAAGTTTTGTTCTTGGATTCG AAATATCAACAAATCCTGGATTTTGACTTTCAGAATTTAGTTCGACTTGAATTGATTTTGCAGCTTAGCAAGGATTGGCTTGGGGTCTTGGAAGTGCTTGAACATTGTCCCAAACTTCAAACCCTTCTCATTTGCATTTATAAG agcagttttgatACATTTTTGGCAGGCCATGAAGAAGTAGTTTGGTCATACCCACAATCTGTTCCTGCTTGCATTTCATCACACCTTAAAACCTGTTCTCTTAAATATTACAGTGGTTCTATAGATGAGATTCAATTTGCAAGTTATATTATGGGGAATGCAAAATATCTACGGATCATGAAAATCTGCATTGACAGTGAATCCCATTTTACTTTTGGAGAAAAACTTCATATGGAAAGAGAATTATCCTCGTGCATGAAGAGCTCGGATACTTGTACACTTTCATTTGAATA TTCATCGTGA
- the LOC108318766 gene encoding photosystem I assembly factor PSA3, chloroplastic gives MVVLKSTSPLSPFSSHFFTLSSLRRHHHHHHHAHPTATKPTSRVKHFSVKAYMENSNSLGSFANKVIGALPVVGLIARIFSDEGGVGDDLVDFAEFRRRVGNKCSQTDSTAFFEFQDRRGRAGDPLYVLLCCWLAAVGAGLLKTEDILEGVSRLRISNDIEFEEQNFMALMSEAKERRAKIKADPPAIAMETRAGKALDAIYVCCFGRDAVEEDDERLLTAMLGAVFPAVQRDVIQRLVKDKAEKIAAGDDDDFVSELKPLSKEAVEIQMKDLQFLQQNSET, from the exons ATGGTGGTTTTAAAGTCCACTTCACCCCTCTCACCTTTCTCTTCCCACTTCTTCACCCTCTCCTCCCTCCGCCGccaccaccatcaccaccaccatGCTCACCCCACCGCCACCAAGCCCACTTCAAGAGTCAAACACTTCAGTGTCAAAGCTTACATGGAGAACTCCAACTCCTTAGGCAGTTTCGCCAACAAGGTCATCGGGGCACTCCCTGTGGTGGGTCTCATTGCCAGGATCTTCAGCGACGAAGGTGGCGTCGGCGATGACCTCGTGGACTTTGCTGAGTTCAGAAGGCGCGTTGGGAACAAGTGCTCCCAGACTGATTCCACTGCCTTCTTTGAGTTCCAAGACCGACGAGGAAGG GCAGGGGATCCACTCTATGTTCTGTTATGCTGTTGGCTAGCAGCCGTTGGCGCAGGTCTTCTCAAAACTGAGGATATTCTAGAAGGGGTCTCTAGGCTCCGGATCTCAAATGACATTGAATTTGAAGAGCAGAATTTCATGGCCTTGATGAGTGAGGCAAAGGAG AGACGGGCAAAGATAAAGGCTGACCCTCCTGCTATAGCAATGGAGACTCGAGCTGGGAAGGCTCTTGATGCAATCTATGTGTGTTGCTTTGGAAGGGATGCtgttgaagaagatgatgagaGACTGCTGACAGCAATGCTTGGCGCTGTTTTTCCGGCAGTTCAGCGCGATGTGATCCAGCGCCTTGTGAAAGACAAGGCAGAGAAAATAGCTgctggtgatgatgatgattttgTTTCAGAACTCAAACCTCTATCAAAAGAAGCTGTTGAAATACAAATGAAAGACCTTCAGTTCCTTCAACAAAATAGTGAGACTTAA
- the LOC108344592 gene encoding F-box/FBD/LRR-repeat protein At4g26340 produces MADMISSFPDDILCYILSFLPSNEVVATSVLSKRWYRLWRWVHSFDFDYHIRGNDKNKEAYYPFLLSMLSFLAFRRLDQPLHRFRLRCHSKFHRPVTISILTSKWINDAVSEIGRVQHLDLNLNLHIAMPSVVFSCKTLVVLKLANITLKDVSFVDLPLLKILHLRTVYFSEGLGFTQLLSGTPNLEDLEAINITVNPEGKFNRLPKLVRAKITGILFSLEIVNNVKVLPTNWLMHLCQQDLVFEFHNLVELKLNLPYIQNWIELLETLKHCPKLQTLAIRYFKTSFGSSAEGQEEAVWTYPESVPACISSHLKTCRLENYRGSIDEFRFARYIMQNATYLRTMKIKICTYNNSTHWEKFDMKRDLSSCIKNSDTCKLSFE; encoded by the exons ATGGCTGATATGATCAGTAGTTTTCCCGACGACATCCTTTGTTACATTCTATCTTTTCTTCCATCCAATGAAGTTGTTGCAACCAGTGTTCTCTCCAAGCGCTGGTACCGTTTATGGCGTTGGGTTCACTCTTTCGATTTCGACTACCACATTAGAGGCAATGACAAGAACAAAGAGGCCTATTATCCTTTTCTTCTCTCAATGTTATCTTTTTTGGCTTTCCGTCGTCTCGATCAACCCCTCCATAGATTTCGCCTCCGATGTCACTCTAAATTTCATCGTCCTGTAACTATCAGCATCTTGACTTCAAAGTGGATTAATGATGCTGTGAGTGAAATAGGTAGAGTTCAACACCTTGATCTCAATCTGAATTTGCACATTGCCATGCCCTCGGTGGTGTTTAGCTGCAAAACTCTTGTAGTTCTGAAATTGGCCAATATAACACTGAAAGATGTTTCCTTTGTCGATTTGCCCTTGCTTAAAATCTTGCATTTGAGGACTGTCTATTTCTCAGAAGGTCTAGGTTTTACGCAGCTTCTTTCTGGGACTCCCAATCTTGAGGACTTGGAAGCCATAAATATAACTGTCAATCCTGAAGGAAAATTCAACAGATTGCCCAAGTTGGTCAGAGCCAAGATAACtggaattttgttttcattggaAATTGTCAACAATGTTAAAGTTTTGCCTACAAATTGGTTGATGCAT TTATGTCAACAAGAccttgtttttgaatttcataatttaGTTGAACTTAAATTGAATTTGCCGTATATTCAGAATTGGATTGAGCTCTTGGAAACGCTGAAGCATTGTCCCAAGCTTCAAACTCTTGCCATTCGTTATTTCAAG ACCAGTTTTGGTTCATCTGCTGAAGGCCAGGAAGAAGCAGTTTGGACATACCCAGAATCTGTTCCTGCATGCATTTCATCACACCTTAAAACTTGCCGTCTTGAAAATTACAGGGGATCTATAGATGAGTTTCGATTTGCAAGATATATTATGCAGAATGCAACATATTTACGaaccatgaaaataaaaatctgcACTTACAATAATTCTACTCATTGGGAAAAATTTGATATGAAAAGAGATTTATCCTCATGCATAAAGAATTCAGATACATGTAAACTATCATTTGAATAG